A genome region from Candidatus Methylomirabilota bacterium includes the following:
- a CDS encoding TraR/DksA family transcriptional regulator: MTAGKGQLDADRSSEFRGLLREARQQLLRTVVVTDGELASLSAHEPGALVEDSARGVMADLLARLEGRERHELDEIQAAQARLETGSFGVCEDCGGAIPLPRLRAVPWARHCLGCQARDERR, translated from the coding sequence ATGACGGCAGGCAAGGGACAGCTGGACGCGGACAGGAGCAGCGAGTTTCGTGGGCTGCTGCGCGAGGCGCGCCAGCAGTTGCTTCGCACCGTGGTGGTGACGGACGGCGAGCTCGCTTCGCTGTCGGCGCACGAGCCCGGCGCGCTCGTCGAGGATTCGGCGCGGGGCGTTATGGCGGACCTGCTGGCGCGCCTCGAAGGTCGAGAGCGCCACGAGCTCGACGAGATCCAGGCCGCGCAGGCGCGGCTCGAGACGGGCAGCTTCGGCGTGTGCGAGGACTGCGGCGGCGCCATCCCGCTGCCGCGGCTGCGGGCGGTGCCCTGGGCGCGTCACTGTCTCGGCTGCCAGGCCAGGGACGAGCGGCGATGA
- a CDS encoding c-type cytochrome has product MAAAIALAATVAFGQDGTALASQGKRLFTEQGCYGCHTIGKAGTPIANDLSQVGSKYPESYLRQWLREPKQQKPRAHMPKIDMADADAGAIAAYLASLK; this is encoded by the coding sequence GTGGCCGCGGCGATCGCCCTGGCGGCGACCGTGGCGTTCGGGCAAGATGGTACCGCGCTCGCCTCGCAGGGCAAGCGCCTGTTCACCGAGCAGGGCTGCTATGGCTGCCACACGATCGGAAAGGCCGGCACACCCATCGCGAACGACCTTTCGCAGGTGGGCTCGAAGTACCCGGAGAGCTACCTGCGCCAATGGCTGCGCGAGCCCAAGCAGCAGAAGCCGCGGGCGCACATGCCGAAGATCGACATGGCCGACGCGGATGCCGGGGCAATCGCCGCCTACCTGGCTTCCCTCAAGTGA
- a CDS encoding universal stress protein: MTTFRRILHPTDFSRASAPALRRAVALARACRAPLVLLHVMTPPFPFIGEGAPPSGYADLLILARRSARRRLAAALARVRRERVRGQAIFAEGLPADEILRAARRARADLIVMGTHGRTGVSRVFMGSVAERVVRESRCPVLTVRAHGR; encoded by the coding sequence ATGACCACTTTCCGCCGCATCCTGCATCCAACGGACTTCTCGCGAGCCTCGGCACCGGCCCTTCGGCGCGCCGTGGCTCTGGCGAGAGCGTGCCGCGCGCCGCTCGTGCTGCTCCACGTCATGACGCCGCCGTTCCCTTTCATAGGTGAGGGAGCGCCGCCGAGCGGCTACGCCGACCTGCTCATCCTGGCTCGCCGCTCCGCCAGGCGGCGGCTCGCCGCCGCCCTCGCCCGCGTCAGGCGCGAGCGCGTGCGCGGCCAGGCGATCTTCGCGGAGGGGCTCCCGGCGGACGAGATCCTGCGCGCGGCGCGGCGCGCGCGCGCCGACCTCATCGTGATGGGCACGCACGGGCGAACCGGCGTGTCGCGCGTCTTCATGGGCAGCGTCGCCGAGCGCGTCGTGCGCGAGTCGCGTTGTCCGGTGCTGACGGTGCGGGCCCATGGCCGCTGA
- a CDS encoding universal stress protein — MAADPAADGLARILVPTDFSAGSERAWAEAGRLAARLGAELVLVHVLVEAPLYSEGRFTMKQARGVFDAARAWAVKTLGEWTATAAAAGLSARWVLRTGVPYKEIVGAAARERADLIVIGTHGRGGLDRALLGSVADRVIRLAPCPVVTVRDTE, encoded by the coding sequence ATGGCCGCTGACCCGGCCGCCGACGGTCTCGCGCGGATCCTCGTGCCGACGGATTTCTCCGCGGGCTCCGAGCGCGCATGGGCCGAGGCGGGTCGGCTGGCCGCGCGGCTCGGCGCCGAGCTGGTGCTGGTTCACGTGCTGGTCGAGGCTCCGCTCTACTCGGAGGGGCGCTTCACCATGAAGCAGGCGCGCGGCGTCTTCGATGCGGCGCGCGCGTGGGCCGTGAAGACACTCGGGGAGTGGACCGCGACCGCCGCGGCCGCGGGCCTCTCCGCGCGCTGGGTCCTGCGGACCGGCGTGCCGTACAAGGAGATCGTTGGGGCGGCGGCCCGCGAGCGCGCCGATCTCATCGTGATCGGGACGCACGGGCGGGGCGGCCTCGATCGCGCGCTGCTCGGCAGCGTCGCCGACCGCGTGATCCGCCTCGCGCCGTGTCCGGTCGTGACCGTGCGGGACACGGAGTAG
- a CDS encoding CBS domain-containing protein, which yields MADRSTERCGAVRDWMTKQPATVAPDSSIGAALARMRRAEVRHLLVVEADRLVGIVSDRDWRRTEAGETPGGWEGQPVTRIMTEDPVTVAPETPVTVAARVLLERKIGCLPVRDGETIVGIFTISDALEALLSALE from the coding sequence ATGGCGGACCGATCGACGGAGCGTTGCGGGGCGGTGCGCGACTGGATGACGAAGCAGCCCGCCACGGTGGCGCCGGACTCCTCGATCGGCGCGGCGCTCGCGCGCATGCGCCGCGCCGAGGTGCGTCACCTGCTCGTGGTGGAGGCCGACCGGCTGGTGGGCATTGTCTCGGACCGGGACTGGCGTCGGACTGAAGCCGGCGAGACGCCGGGCGGTTGGGAGGGCCAGCCCGTGACGCGCATCATGACCGAGGACCCGGTGACGGTGGCGCCGGAGACGCCGGTCACGGTCGCCGCGCGCGTGCTGCTGGAACGGAAGATCGGCTGCCTGCCGGTGCGCGACGGCGAGACCATCGTCGGCATTTTCACCATCTCGGACGCGCTCGAGGCGCTCCTCTCGGCGCTCGAGTAG
- a CDS encoding universal stress protein: protein MKISEILLPTDFSTAVETAALVATAMAREAGARLHVVHVVPPATDPSPGSEQLTRLGRQLGTGLAVELALLSGRAAREITAYARDKGIDLIVMSTHGRTGVSRTLLGSVAEAVVRLSPCLVLTVPMALPKAAMRAASTAPALPQRCIVCAGQTDDLVCETCRARIRGEALEHKIETERAGRRGSSA from the coding sequence ATGAAGATCAGCGAGATCCTGCTTCCGACCGACTTCTCGACCGCAGTCGAGACGGCCGCGCTGGTCGCGACGGCGATGGCGCGGGAGGCCGGCGCGCGGCTGCACGTGGTGCACGTCGTGCCCCCGGCCACCGACCCGTCACCGGGCTCGGAGCAGTTGACGCGGCTCGGCCGCCAGCTCGGCACGGGACTCGCCGTCGAGCTCGCGCTCCTCTCCGGCCGCGCGGCCCGGGAGATCACGGCGTACGCGCGCGACAAGGGCATCGACCTCATCGTGATGAGCACCCACGGCCGCACGGGCGTGAGCCGGACCCTGCTCGGCAGCGTGGCCGAAGCCGTCGTGCGGCTCTCGCCGTGCCTCGTGCTGACCGTGCCTATGGCGTTGCCCAAGGCCGCGATGCGCGCGGCATCGACGGCGCCCGCCTTGCCCCAGCGCTGCATCGTTTGCGCGGGCCAGACCGACGACCTCGTCTGCGAAACGTGCCGCGCGCGCATCCGGGGCGAGGCGCTCGAGCACAAGATAGAAACCGAGCGGGCGGGCCGCCGCGGGTCCTCGGCCTGA